In Sphingomonas sp. LT1P40, the following are encoded in one genomic region:
- a CDS encoding serine hydrolase domain-containing protein, translated as MRAIGIVLGALALWGCAPTPKMTAPEAPAAQDEARLRQVGAAVLFWSQEERLRNFPAMEKIFPGNVVKAGGRVKPLPDGVPLPIAATEVEAFMAAQNVAGLLVLQDGKVRLERYALGYSREGRWTSFSVAKSVTSTLVGAAIRDGYIKSLDEPVTKYIPDLAGAGYDGVTIRQILTMTSGVRWNEDYTDPNSDVARMFAEAVLAGADPTVAYMRKLPRMDAPGTKFVYKTGETNLSGVLVRRATGRKLADYLSEKVWQRYGMERDAFWMTDTSGGEVSGCCLSVSLRDYARIGQMALEGGAGIVPDGWFADATRTHATFPGGGYGYQWWTMPGGVYAAQGIFGQVIMVDPASKLVMVASSAWPKATDRAMAQDRQAFALKVLAAAKK; from the coding sequence ATGCGGGCGATCGGGATTGTGCTAGGCGCGCTGGCGCTGTGGGGATGTGCGCCGACACCGAAGATGACCGCACCGGAAGCTCCCGCCGCGCAGGACGAAGCGCGGTTGCGTCAAGTGGGCGCAGCGGTGTTGTTCTGGTCGCAGGAGGAGCGGCTGCGCAATTTCCCGGCGATGGAGAAGATCTTCCCTGGCAATGTGGTGAAGGCCGGGGGCAGGGTGAAGCCGTTGCCCGATGGCGTGCCATTGCCGATAGCGGCGACCGAGGTTGAGGCGTTCATGGCGGCGCAGAATGTCGCGGGCCTGCTGGTGCTTCAGGACGGCAAGGTACGGCTGGAGCGATACGCGCTGGGCTATTCGCGCGAGGGGCGCTGGACGAGCTTTTCGGTGGCGAAGTCGGTGACGTCGACGCTGGTCGGCGCGGCGATCCGGGACGGGTATATCAAGTCGCTGGACGAGCCGGTAACGAAGTATATCCCCGATCTGGCCGGGGCGGGCTATGACGGGGTGACGATCCGGCAGATCCTGACGATGACGTCCGGCGTGCGCTGGAACGAGGATTATACCGACCCCAACAGCGATGTGGCGCGGATGTTTGCGGAGGCGGTGCTGGCGGGGGCGGACCCGACCGTCGCCTATATGCGCAAGCTGCCACGGATGGACGCGCCGGGGACGAAGTTCGTCTACAAGACCGGCGAGACGAACCTGAGCGGCGTGCTGGTGCGGCGGGCGACGGGCAGGAAGCTGGCCGATTATCTGAGCGAGAAGGTTTGGCAGCGCTATGGCATGGAGCGCGATGCGTTCTGGATGACCGATACCAGCGGTGGCGAAGTCAGCGGGTGCTGCCTGTCGGTGTCGCTGCGGGACTATGCGCGGATCGGGCAGATGGCGCTGGAGGGCGGCGCGGGGATCGTGCCGGACGGGTGGTTTGCCGATGCGACACGGACGCATGCGACGTTCCCCGGCGGCGGCTATGGCTATCAATGGTGGACTATGCCGGGTGGGGTCTATGCGGCACAGGGGATTTTCGGGCAGGTGATTATGGTCGATCCGGCAAGCAAGCTAGTGATGGTGGCGAGCAGCGCGTGGCCGAAGGCGACCGATCGGGCGATGGCGCAGGACCGACAAGCGTTTGCGTTGAAGGTGCTGGCGGCGGCGAAGAAATAA
- a CDS encoding class I SAM-dependent methyltransferase: MHGTARNRGRRDGRGDGAGASGQGVLAALLSPFLHKLLDRIDSGLAEGAIEATLPDGARRRLGGREPGPVAIVELRSWRALWRLATGGSVGWYEAWQAGEWASPDPVPLFDLFVRNRATLGDAGRAHGVTRLAKRVWHWLNRNDRERARRNIAYHYDLGNDFYAPWLDPSMTYSSAIFAAPDMSMQAGQDAKLAAVLARTATGPGDRILEIGCGWGSFAELAAREGRALHGITLSVEQQAHVEARMAAAGLDGVTVGLTDYRDVTGEYDAVASIEMVEAVGEAYWPDYLATIARVLKPGGRAAIQYIAIDDAIFESYARNVDFIQTYVFPGGMLLSESRFRAIAAENGLRWTDRHEFGLDYAETLKRWRETFDAAVAEGRLPAEFDPHFIDFWRYYLMYCEGGFRGGGIWVAQVTLIKD; the protein is encoded by the coding sequence ATGCACGGAACGGCACGAAACAGGGGCCGCCGGGACGGTCGGGGCGACGGCGCGGGGGCGTCAGGACAGGGAGTGCTCGCCGCGCTCCTGAGCCCGTTTCTGCACAAATTGCTCGACCGGATCGATAGCGGATTGGCGGAAGGCGCGATCGAGGCGACGTTGCCGGACGGCGCGCGGCGGCGGCTGGGCGGGCGGGAGCCGGGGCCGGTGGCGATCGTCGAGTTACGCAGCTGGCGGGCACTATGGCGGCTGGCGACGGGCGGATCGGTTGGGTGGTACGAGGCGTGGCAGGCGGGAGAATGGGCGAGTCCCGATCCGGTGCCGCTGTTCGACCTGTTCGTGCGCAACCGCGCGACACTGGGCGATGCGGGGCGAGCGCATGGCGTGACGCGGCTGGCGAAGCGCGTGTGGCACTGGCTGAACCGGAACGATCGCGAGCGGGCGCGGCGCAACATTGCCTATCACTATGACCTCGGGAACGATTTCTACGCGCCGTGGCTGGACCCGAGCATGACCTATTCCAGCGCGATCTTTGCCGCGCCGGACATGTCGATGCAGGCGGGGCAGGACGCGAAGCTGGCGGCGGTACTGGCGCGGACGGCGACCGGGCCGGGGGATCGCATCCTGGAGATCGGGTGCGGTTGGGGTTCGTTTGCGGAGCTGGCAGCGCGCGAAGGGCGTGCGTTGCATGGCATAACCTTGTCGGTCGAGCAGCAGGCGCATGTCGAGGCGCGGATGGCGGCGGCGGGGCTGGACGGGGTGACCGTCGGGCTGACCGATTATCGCGACGTGACCGGCGAATATGACGCGGTGGCGAGCATCGAAATGGTCGAAGCGGTGGGGGAGGCGTATTGGCCGGACTATTTGGCGACGATCGCCCGCGTGCTGAAGCCCGGCGGGCGGGCGGCGATCCAGTATATCGCAATCGACGATGCGATCTTTGAATCCTATGCGCGCAATGTCGATTTCATCCAGACCTATGTGTTTCCGGGCGGGATGCTGCTTTCGGAAAGCCGGTTTCGGGCGATTGCGGCGGAGAATGGTCTGCGCTGGACGGACCGGCACGAGTTCGGGCTGGACTATGCCGAGACGTTGAAGCGGTGGCGCGAGACGTTCGATGCGGCGGTTGCCGAGGGGCGGTTGCCAGCGGAATTCGACCCGCATTTCATCGACTTCTGGCGATATTATCTGATGTATTGCGAAGGCGGGTTTCGCGGTGGCGGGATCTGGGTAGCACAGGTTACGCTGATAAAAGATTAG
- a CDS encoding GIY-YIG nuclease family protein — protein MDREPQGGWVYIMANRYRGTMYVGVTSHIAARVHQHRNGEGSDFCAKHGLTRLVWAERGDDIVACVEHEKRVKRWRREWKFELIKRGNPDWRDLYDELA, from the coding sequence ATGGATCGGGAACCACAGGGCGGCTGGGTTTACATCATGGCCAACCGCTATCGCGGCACGATGTATGTCGGTGTGACCTCACACATCGCAGCTCGTGTTCACCAACACCGCAATGGCGAGGGGTCCGACTTTTGCGCGAAACACGGCCTGACTCGCCTCGTCTGGGCCGAACGCGGCGACGACATCGTCGCCTGCGTCGAGCATGAAAAGCGGGTGAAACGCTGGCGTCGAGAATGGAAATTCGAGCTGATCAAGCGGGGGAATCCCGACTGGCGCGATCTCTATGACGAACTGGCGTGA
- a CDS encoding cryptochrome/photolyase family protein yields the protein MTSILWFRRDLRLADQAALVAAAAEGPVVPVYILDDETPKHRAMGGASRWWLHHSLHSLDASLRERGSRLILRRGKSDEVLAALAEESGADRVHCIRHYEPWWRNAERAVAKRVELVCHDGNYLAPPGSVTTGAGGMYKIYTPFWRALKERMPPAKPVRAPRDIPAPPHWPKSDKLAEWGLLPTKPDWATGFAKEWTPGEAGARARVAAFVDRADRYDQRRNLPSVEGSSRMSPHLHFGEVSPGYVWSRVADTGGSVDVFLSELGWRDYAQNVILQFPDYGAKNARDKFDALPWRSSKAELRAWQQGRTGYPIVDAGMRQLWTTGWMHNRVRMIAASFLIKHLLIDWREGEKWFWDTLVDADYGSNAVNWQWTSGTGVDSNMFVRIMAPLSQSEKFDAAGYIREWVPELAKLSDGVIHDPDEHGCRPRDYPAKIIGHREARERALAAARHV from the coding sequence GTGACGAGCATCCTGTGGTTTCGTCGCGACCTGCGCCTGGCCGATCAGGCCGCCCTGGTTGCAGCGGCGGCCGAGGGTCCGGTCGTGCCGGTCTATATTCTGGACGACGAGACGCCGAAACATCGCGCGATGGGCGGGGCATCGCGCTGGTGGCTGCACCACAGTCTGCACTCGCTCGACGCCAGTCTGCGGGAGAGGGGATCGCGGCTGATCCTGCGGCGGGGTAAATCGGATGAGGTGCTGGCGGCACTTGCCGAGGAGAGCGGCGCGGATCGGGTGCATTGCATCCGGCATTACGAGCCATGGTGGCGCAATGCCGAGCGCGCGGTCGCGAAGCGCGTGGAACTGGTGTGCCATGACGGGAACTATCTGGCGCCGCCGGGGTCGGTGACCACCGGGGCGGGGGGGATGTACAAGATCTACACGCCGTTCTGGCGCGCGTTGAAGGAGCGGATGCCGCCAGCGAAGCCCGTGCGAGCGCCTAGGGATATTCCGGCACCGCCGCACTGGCCAAAATCCGACAAGCTGGCCGAATGGGGGTTGCTGCCGACCAAGCCCGACTGGGCGACCGGCTTTGCGAAGGAATGGACGCCGGGCGAGGCGGGCGCTCGGGCGCGGGTTGCGGCATTCGTGGATCGGGCGGATCGTTATGACCAGCGGCGAAATTTGCCGTCGGTCGAGGGCAGTTCGCGCATGTCGCCGCATTTGCATTTTGGCGAGGTGTCACCCGGCTATGTATGGAGTCGCGTCGCCGATACGGGCGGGTCGGTCGACGTGTTTCTGAGCGAGCTGGGCTGGCGGGATTATGCGCAGAATGTGATCCTGCAATTCCCCGACTATGGCGCGAAGAATGCCCGCGACAAATTCGACGCGCTGCCGTGGCGGTCGAGCAAGGCCGAACTGCGCGCATGGCAGCAGGGGCGGACCGGCTATCCGATCGTCGATGCCGGGATGCGGCAGCTTTGGACGACGGGGTGGATGCATAATCGCGTGCGGATGATCGCGGCGTCGTTCCTGATCAAGCATCTGTTGATCGACTGGCGCGAGGGCGAGAAATGGTTCTGGGACACGCTGGTCGATGCCGATTACGGGTCGAACGCGGTCAACTGGCAGTGGACGTCGGGGACGGGCGTGGACAGCAACATGTTCGTGCGGATCATGGCCCCGTTGAGCCAGTCGGAGAAGTTCGACGCGGCGGGCTATATCCGTGAATGGGTGCCAGAGCTGGCGAAGCTGAGTGATGGCGTTATCCATGACCCGGACGAGCATGGCTGTCGTCCGCGCGATTATCCGGCCAAGATCATCGGGCATCGTGAGGCGCGGGAGCGCGCGTTGGCGGCGGCGCGGCACGTTTGA
- a CDS encoding vWA domain-containing protein: MFFSFIDELRAAGIQASLKEHLVLLEALDRDVIDRTPEAFYYLARTTFVKDEGLLDRFDQVFAKVFRGIATTFGTQTAEIPEDWLKAVAEKYLTPEEMAAIKSLGDWDEIMETLKKRLEEQQGRHQGGNKWVGTGGTSPYGNSGYNPEGVRIGGESQHKRALKVWDQREFKNLDSTRELGTRNIKVAMRRLRRFARDGAADELDIDATINGTARQGWLDIHMRPERHNAVKLLLFLDVGGSMDPWVKLCEELFSAATSEFKNLEFFYFHNCLYEGVWKDNRRRFQERTPTWDVLHKFGHDYKVIFVGDASMSPYEITHPGGSVEHYNEEAGSSWMQRLTNTYPATVWLNPIPEEQWGYSQSVRIVKELVNDRMYPLTLAGLDDAMRELGRKA; encoded by the coding sequence ATGTTTTTCTCCTTCATCGACGAACTCCGCGCCGCCGGCATCCAGGCCAGCCTGAAGGAGCACCTCGTCCTGCTCGAAGCGCTCGACCGCGACGTCATCGACCGCACGCCGGAGGCCTTCTACTATCTCGCCCGCACCACCTTCGTGAAGGACGAAGGCCTGCTCGACCGCTTCGATCAGGTCTTCGCCAAAGTCTTTCGCGGCATCGCCACCACTTTCGGCACGCAAACCGCCGAAATCCCCGAGGACTGGCTCAAAGCCGTCGCCGAAAAATATCTGACGCCCGAGGAGATGGCCGCAATCAAATCGCTCGGCGACTGGGACGAGATCATGGAGACGCTCAAAAAGCGGCTCGAAGAACAACAGGGCCGTCATCAGGGCGGCAACAAATGGGTCGGTACCGGCGGCACATCCCCCTACGGTAATTCAGGCTATAACCCGGAGGGCGTCCGCATCGGCGGCGAAAGCCAGCACAAACGCGCCCTCAAAGTCTGGGATCAGCGCGAGTTCAAGAACCTCGACTCAACCCGCGAACTCGGCACCCGCAATATCAAGGTCGCGATGCGCCGCCTGCGCCGTTTCGCCCGTGATGGGGCGGCCGACGAACTCGACATCGACGCCACGATCAACGGCACCGCGCGCCAGGGCTGGCTCGACATCCACATGCGCCCCGAACGCCACAATGCGGTCAAGCTCCTCCTCTTCCTCGACGTCGGCGGATCGATGGACCCGTGGGTCAAGCTCTGCGAAGAATTGTTCAGCGCCGCGACGTCAGAATTCAAAAACCTCGAATTCTTCTACTTCCACAACTGCCTCTACGAAGGCGTGTGGAAGGACAATCGCCGCCGCTTTCAGGAGCGCACCCCCACCTGGGACGTGCTCCACAAATTCGGCCACGACTATAAAGTGATCTTCGTCGGCGACGCCTCCATGTCCCCCTACGAAATCACCCACCCCGGCGGCTCGGTCGAACATTATAACGAGGAAGCGGGCAGCAGCTGGATGCAACGCCTGACCAACACCTATCCCGCCACGGTGTGGCTGAACCCGATTCCGGAAGAACAATGGGGCTATTCCCAATCCGTCCGCATCGTGAAGGAACTGGTGAACGACCGCATGTACCCACTGACGCTGGCCGGACTGGACGACGCGATGCGGGAATTGGGGCGGAAGGCCTAG
- a CDS encoding Hpt domain-containing protein, which produces MAYDPGAIDATLAAAVGDEPGLIAELREAFLDSAKRGLSALNDADDPEGWRGAALRLKGLAASFGAVRLMALAQEAADAQAGDRGVMRKLERAVERL; this is translated from the coding sequence ATGGCGTATGATCCCGGTGCAATCGATGCGACTCTGGCGGCGGCGGTGGGCGATGAGCCCGGCCTGATCGCGGAGCTTCGTGAAGCGTTTCTCGACAGTGCGAAGCGTGGCCTGTCCGCGCTGAACGATGCCGACGACCCCGAGGGGTGGCGCGGCGCGGCATTGCGGCTGAAGGGGCTGGCGGCGAGTTTCGGCGCGGTGCGGCTGATGGCGTTGGCACAGGAAGCGGCGGATGCGCAGGCGGGCGATCGCGGCGTGATGCGCAAGCTGGAGCGGGCGGTCGAGCGGCTGTAG
- a CDS encoding GyrI-like domain-containing protein encodes MTPRFQRGGPLRIAGLRRTHIAAKLAETTRKQWIELIGLGPIPGQRSQVAYGVFCGDHAHPGQDRFDYLTGVEIALPDPLPSGRDAIDIPATHYAVFAHDGHVRDMRALWPKILTDWLPANRLAPGPRFERYGESFDPVMASGPVEIWVPVATN; translated from the coding sequence ATGACGCCACGGTTCCAGCGCGGTGGACCGCTGCGCATTGCTGGCCTTCGCCGCACGCATATCGCCGCCAAGCTTGCTGAGACGACGCGGAAGCAATGGATCGAACTGATCGGACTCGGCCCGATCCCCGGCCAGCGGTCGCAGGTGGCATATGGCGTGTTCTGCGGCGATCACGCCCATCCGGGGCAGGACCGCTTCGACTACCTCACCGGCGTCGAGATCGCCCTGCCGGACCCGCTACCCAGCGGGAGGGATGCCATCGACATCCCCGCCACTCACTATGCCGTATTCGCCCATGACGGCCATGTCCGCGACATGCGCGCGCTCTGGCCGAAAATCCTGACCGACTGGCTCCCCGCCAACCGCCTCGCCCCCGGCCCCCGGTTCGAGCGCTACGGCGAAAGCTTCGACCCCGTCATGGCCAGCGGCCCGGTCGAAATCTGGGTTCCGGTGGCGACAAACTAA